In Corallococcus silvisoli, the genomic stretch CCAGCTCATCAACGAGACGGCGACCCGCGCGGGCGAGGAGCGGCTGGCGGCGTGGCTGTCCTCCCCCGCGGGCGCGGACACGGTGGTGACGCGGCAGGGGGCGGCGCGGGAGCTGGCGCCGGCCGTGGACTTCCGGCAGGAGCTCTGCGTGGAGGCCCGCGTGGTGGCGAAGGACAAGGCGGACCCGGGCCTCTTCATCCAGTGGGCGGAGGCCGGCCCCTCGCTGGAGACCATCCGCTGGTCCCGTCCGCTGGCGGTGCTGCTGCCTCCGGTGACGCTCGCCCTGTTCGTCCTGGGAATCGTGGGCGTGCTTCCCGAGAGCGCCGTGTGGCTGGGGCTGCTCGCGCAGCTGGTCATCGCGGTGGTGACGCGCCGCACGCTGAGGCAGATGGACGAGGCCGTGGAGCGGGGCGAGCGCGGCTTCGTGCGCTACGCGTCCCTGTTCGAGCGCGTGGAGCGGCAGGCCTTCGAACACCCGCGCCTGAAGCAGCTCCAGTCCGGCCTGCGGGCGCAAGGGGGCCCTCCGGTGTCGGAGCTCTTCCGGCGCTTCAGCCGCCTGTACTCGCTCATCGAGTTCAAGCGGCACCAGTTCCATCCGCTGGTGCACTGGCTCACGCTCTGGGACATCCACGCCCTCTTCGCCCTGGAAGGCTGGCGCGCCGCGCACGGCCGCGACGTGCGCCAGTGGTTCGAGGGACTGGCGGAGCTGGAGGCCCTCTGCTGCCTGGGAGGGCTGGCCCATGACCGCCCGGCCTTCGCCTGGCCCCAGCTGGAGGGCCAGGGCCCGCGCCTGGAGGCCACCGCGCTGGGCCACCCGCTGTTGGACGCGCCCGTGCCCAACGACGTGTCCCTGCCCGGCGCGCGCCACGCGCTGCTCATCACCGGCTCCAACATGAGCGGCAAGACGACGCTGATGCGCGCGGTGGGCGCCAACGTGGTGCTGGCGCTGGCGGGCGCGCCGGTGTGCGCGGCCACCTTCCGGCTGTCTCCGGTGCAGGTGCTCACCAGCATGCGCGTGAAGGACTCGCTGGAGCGCGGCGTGTCGTACTTCTACGCGGAGGTGCAGCGGCTGAAGCTGGTGCTGGACGCCGCGGACGCCGCGAAGGGCCAGGCCCTCTTCCTGCTGGATGAAATCCTCCTGGGCACCAACACCCGCGAGCGGCAGATCGCCTCACGCGAGGTGCTGCGGCTGCTGCTCGCCTCCGGCGCGTGCGGCGCGGTGACGACGCATGACCTGTCCCTGGCGGTGCTGGCGGACGAGCCGGGCTCGCACGTGGTGAACGTCCACTTCCGCGACCACCTGGAGGACGGGAAGATGGTGTTCGACTACCGGCTCCGGCAGGGGGTGGTGGACACCACCAACGCGCTGCGGGTGCTGCGCCTGGCGGGCATCCCGGTCCACGACCCGGACGCCCCGGCCTCCTGACAGTCCCCTTCGGCGCCCCCTTCATGCGACAGGGGGCGCGAAGGTGAAGCGGATTACTTCGCCAGCTCCACCAGCGCCGCGGCGCCCATGCCGCCGCCGATGCACATGCTGACGACGCCGTAGCGGCCGTCGCGGCGCTTCAGCTCGCGCAGGATGGTGGCCACCATGCGCGCGCCGGACACGCCCAGCGGGTGGCCCAGGGCGATGGCGCCGCCGTTGGGGTTCACCTTGTCCTGGGGGATGCCCAGCTCGCGGACGCAGTACAGCGCCTGCGCGGCGAAGGCCTCGTTGAGCTCGAACACGCTGATGTCCTCGATCTTCAGCTTGTTGCGCTCCAGGAGCTTGCGGATGGCGGGCACCGGGCCCACGCCCATGATTTCGGGCGGCACGCCGGCGACCACGTAGTCCACGAAGTAGCCCAGCGGCTTGACGTTGAGCTCCTTCGCCTTCTCCTCGCTCATCACCACCGCGGCGGCCGCGCCGTCGGTCAGCGGCGACGCGTTGCCCGCCGTCACCACGCCCTTGGCGTTGAAGGCCGGGCGCAGCTTCGCGAGCCCTTCCACCGTCGTCTCCGGACGCATGATGGTGTCCACGGACACGGTCACCTGCTTCTGGGTGCCGTCCTCGTCGAACATCGTCGTGGTGACGGGGAAGATCTCCTCCTTGAACTTGCCCTGCTCACGCGCGGTGGCCGCGCGGCGCTGGCTCTCCGCCGCGAACTTGTCCGCGTCCTCACGGGTGACGCCGTAGCGCGACGCGATGTTCTCCGCGGTCGCGCCCATGGAGGTGTAGACCTCCGGCAGCTTCTCCATGATCTCCGGGTTGGCGGAGACCTTGTTGCCGCCCATGGGCACCATGGTCATGGACTCGGTGCCACCGGCGATGGCCACCTGGAGCATGCCGGACTTGATGCCCTGCGCCGCCTGCGCCACCGACTGCACGCCGGAGGAACAGAAGCGGTTGATGGTCATGCCCGGAACGGTGTCCGGCAGCCCGGCGAGCAGGCTCGCGTTGCGGGCCACGTTCATGCCCTGCTCCGCCTCGGGCATGGCACAGCCGAGGATGACGTCCTCCACGTCCGCCGGCTTGAGGCCGGGGACCTGGGCGACGGCTTCCTTGATGGCAAGGGCCGCGAGCGTATCCGGACGCGTGTCCTTGAACTCTCCCTTGTGGGCGCGGGTGAAGGGGGTGCGCACCGCGCTGGCAATCACGACTCGACCGGACATGTCAGGTGTCTCCCTGCCCGGACAGCGTCCGGGCATGCTTCAGATTTCGTGTCTGGAAACCCATTCGTAAACGCCTCGCGCTAGTTGCGCAGGGGCTTGCCCTTCTCGAGCATGAACATCATGCGGTCCTGGGTCTTCTCCTCGCCGATGAGGCTCAGGAACGCTTCCATCTCCAGCTCCAGCAGCTTGTCTTCCGTCACCAGCACGGAGGGGCTGGTGTCGCCGCCGGAGAGCACGCGCGCCAGCTTCTGCGCGATCTTCCGGTCGTGGGCGCTGATCTGATTGTTGAGCTGCATGTCGTACAGCATCATGTCGATGGTGGCCGCGCCGTTGGGGCCCGGCA encodes the following:
- a CDS encoding thiolase family protein; amino-acid sequence: MSGRVVIASAVRTPFTRAHKGEFKDTRPDTLAALAIKEAVAQVPGLKPADVEDVILGCAMPEAEQGMNVARNASLLAGLPDTVPGMTINRFCSSGVQSVAQAAQGIKSGMLQVAIAGGTESMTMVPMGGNKVSANPEIMEKLPEVYTSMGATAENIASRYGVTREDADKFAAESQRRAATAREQGKFKEEIFPVTTTMFDEDGTQKQVTVSVDTIMRPETTVEGLAKLRPAFNAKGVVTAGNASPLTDGAAAAVVMSEEKAKELNVKPLGYFVDYVVAGVPPEIMGVGPVPAIRKLLERNKLKIEDISVFELNEAFAAQALYCVRELGIPQDKVNPNGGAIALGHPLGVSGARMVATILRELKRRDGRYGVVSMCIGGGMGAAALVELAK
- a CDS encoding MutS-related protein; the encoded protein is MPAPTEPSSPHRTYTDRRAAAQADLADLDRVSARYANLRTVAFVVAACIAVLTLLGRLPKPWWWAALGALAVYGLLAVLHHQVFLKEQRARLFALLNERGLARLEGGWHAFTDTGERFLSPNHLYATDLDVFGQGSLFQLINETATRAGEERLAAWLSSPAGADTVVTRQGAARELAPAVDFRQELCVEARVVAKDKADPGLFIQWAEAGPSLETIRWSRPLAVLLPPVTLALFVLGIVGVLPESAVWLGLLAQLVIAVVTRRTLRQMDEAVERGERGFVRYASLFERVERQAFEHPRLKQLQSGLRAQGGPPVSELFRRFSRLYSLIEFKRHQFHPLVHWLTLWDIHALFALEGWRAAHGRDVRQWFEGLAELEALCCLGGLAHDRPAFAWPQLEGQGPRLEATALGHPLLDAPVPNDVSLPGARHALLITGSNMSGKTTLMRAVGANVVLALAGAPVCAATFRLSPVQVLTSMRVKDSLERGVSYFYAEVQRLKLVLDAADAAKGQALFLLDEILLGTNTRERQIASREVLRLLLASGACGAVTTHDLSLAVLADEPGSHVVNVHFRDHLEDGKMVFDYRLRQGVVDTTNALRVLRLAGIPVHDPDAPAS